CCCCTTTTCAAGCTAGCACTCCCAGCAGCCATTACTCGTCCATCCAGGTTCACACCTACGAGGAAGCTTGTCAGTCACTCTTGATCAAGTCCAATGATCTCCTCCCCAATTCCTACACTGTTACTGGAAAAACAGGGGAGCGGGGCAGAAAGCATTTTCCCCAGAGTCACGCAACTAAAACAGCCAGGGCGACGTGATGGAAAACCAGGTCTCCTGCCTCTCTATCAGGGGTATTCCTGGCTACAAAAGTCCCAGGGGCAGGGAAGTAGTTATAGAAGTAAAGAGACAACAACCAGAGCGACCAAATGCTCTCTGAAAACCAACCCACAGAACTGACAGATAGAAATCTgactggggaggggagaggacaggTTCTGTCCTAAAAGTTGGTGTCAGAGACTCCACAAGGCCACCCACTTGCTGAGtgatcttctatttttttttttttttaaacggagtttcgctcttgttgcccaggctggagtgcaatagcacattctcggctcaccgcaacctctgcctcctgggttcaagcaattctcctgtctcagcctcctgagtagctgggattacaggcatgtgccaccacgtccggctaattttttgcatttttagtagagacggggtttcaccatgttggccaagatggtctcgatctcttgacctcgtgatctaccctcctcggcctcccaaagtgctgggattacaggcgtgagccaccgcgtccggctttttttttttttttgagacagagtcttgctcttgttgcccaggctggagtgcagtggcgcgatcttggctcactgtaacctccgtctcctgggttcaagggattctcctgcctcagactcctgagtagctgggattacaggcacctgccaccaccgccggggttaatttttgtacttttagtagagacggggtttcatcatgttggccaggctggtcttgaactcctgattgcaggtgatctgtccaccttagcctcccaaagtgctgggattacaggcgtgagccaccgctcctggccataGTTAAGTGATCTTAAACTAGCACCTTATCCCATATTCTGCCAGTTTCACAGATGATCATGGAAATCTCTTACCAGGCTCTGAACCATAGCAGGGGCGGATGGGCAGAGAGCAAGGCCGAGGGGACTGAGTGGGGGCTGCTCCTCGCCCCAGGGAGCAGGGAAGACATCTTCGAAGGCGGCTCAGGAAGTCTGTTGGCTCTTCTGGGGCAGGGCTTCTGGGGAGGAGGACTTCAGAGAGTGACCCCACCAGAGATCCTGTGTAAGTCACTTTCAACTACCTCCCTCCCCTACCGAGGACCTCTCTCCAAAACCCCAAAGACAGAGAATAGAGTCAGATATAAAGAGAGGAGACAGACTGAGACCAGGAGCAAGAGTTAGGAAGGGGCCTCAAATCCTGGCCCCTGGGGGAGAAGCGCAACTCCTGTTACCTGGGTGGAGTTGCAACAGGAGACCCGGCTGTCTCACCACGCCTAAGGAAGGCAGCTAGGACCCTCAGCGTGTCTTCCCGGAGACCCAGCTCTTCTGAGCCTGCCATGGAGGCACCTATGAGAGAGGGGGCTAGGGACTGGACTCCAAGCATTTATCGAGAAGTGGAGGCTTGGGGACCAGGACTTGTGAGTCCCAAGGAAGGTGCtgagggcctggactcctgggtccttTGGAAAGTGTGGGTCTGGGGGCTTAGACTCTTGAGTCCTCAGACAGAAGAGGAACAGGACAGACTCTAATCCAAGGAAAGATGGGGGGGTGGGTGCCCAGATTCATGGGTCTAAAGGAGGAGGGAGCTAGGGTCCTAGATTCCTGAGTCTTAGAGAGAAAGGAACTGGAGACCCAGACCCTTATGTCTCCCAGGGAGAAGGGGCTTAGCGCCCCAACTCCTGGATTCTGAAAGAGGTATATGCCGAATTACTGAAACCCTTAAAGCATCGGGAACTACCAATCCCAGCAGGCTTTAGGGCAAATTTTCTCCTCGGTCCGCGCTTCTTCGCCGCGCAGCCTGCTGGGAGGTGTATTTCCAAATCTCCGACTCTTGGAATCTAGACTTGGATGTCGGAGAAGCGGGACTGGGTCCTCACTCATGGATCCCGGCCgcctcctcttccctccacacCCTGACCCTCGGCAACACTCCGCTGACCTGGTTCGGGGCCCCACCGCCGCCACGTCCACTCAACTTGCCGCCTTCTTCACTCAACTCGTACCAACTTTCTTAGTTCAACTTTCCCGCGCCTGCGCACTGGGCCGGGTGGGTAACCGGCCCAACGTAGACGGGGCGGAACGCTGGCTGCACGCTCAATTTGCATTTGACGCTCCCAGCATGCCTCTGGCCGGAAAGCCGAAAAAGGGCATGGGGGCGGGGACAGCCCGGGCCCTACGGCCTGTCCCTTCGGCTCTGGGTTCTGTCACTCAAAGAAtgataaagttgtttttatttcaagaaGTCGTTGGAAAAGAAAGCCCCAGCGCTCTAGAGCTCAGCTGACGGGAAAGGGGGTGTTCAGCCCCGAGTCTGAGAGCCACCCGGAGCCCCAAGACAGGGGTGGGCTCCAGCTCCCCGCACGCCCCGACCTTCCATCGTAGGTAACGCGGAAGAGCCCGGGAGAGCGTTGGTGGCGTCCGAGAACGAGGAGCGGGAAAGATGATGGGTCTGCACAGAGAGTGAAAGGCAGGCTGTATAATCTGGGGAAAGTGGAGAAAGGAGGGAGCTACAGTGGCCGGCGCTGGAGGTCGGTTGCAGAAAAGCTAGAAAAAgtagggagggaagagaaagagaggaggcgTCTACTGGGGGGGATCTAGAGAGGGAGGGGTGGACTCCGCAGATGCGGGCAGTTCGCTCTCGAAAGCTGCGGCGTGCTCTGGAGGAGGAAGGCTGGCAGTCGAGGGGGAATTGTGGATGGAGGTTCTGCGTTGGAAGTAGGTAGGGGATCTTCTGTAGGGGGACTGTGGAAGGGAGTCTACACTAGGGTAAGTGCAGGCGGTAGAGGCTTACAAATGAATCGATTCTGCACTGACATAGCTAGGGAAAGAGATGCTACCCTGAAAGTGGGGCTACTTGCTTTCGATGTGGGGGAGAGAGGGGTCTACACTGGCAGAATTGAGGGAGTGGAGGGTCTGCACTGAAGTCGCTGGGGAAGGGGTGTGCCATGGATAGGGGAAGGAACTCTAGCTGATTAGGGAGCCTCTCTGGCGGTTGGGAGGATGGGAAGAGAAGGTTTCCTGTTCGTACCCCCGAAAATATGGGTGACGGACCTGTGCCGTAGCCCGTGACAGGGAGGTCTGGGTGCGGAAACTCCAGGCCAGGTGGGTCCGGGAGAGGCCGGCCGCGCCCAGGAAACGCCCTGTACGCGCAGGCCGGACCATGGGAACCCCAAAGCCACGGATcctgccctggctggagttgcAGCTGAATCTGGGGCAGCTGGAGGGTGTGGCCTGGGTGAACGAGAGCCGCACGCGCTTCCGCATCCCTTGGAAACACGGCCTACGGCATGATGCACAGCAGGAGGATTTCGGAATCTTCCAGGTGCGTCTTGAGACCAGGGACGCTGGAAACCGGGAGCTGCGCGCGGGGCGGGAAGGACTCCGAGGGGCAGGGCTGAGAAGGCGGAGGTAGCGCGCGAGGGGCGGGCTCGTGTCACCGCTGGTGGGTGGGGCCAGAACGGGAGGGGCGGGGCTAGCCGGATCAGCTGACTGATGGTGGGGCGCCGGCAGGGTTGGAGCTGCCGGTTCCGGGAATAGAACTAGAACCGGGAAAGCCGGGTTAGTATCCAATGGAAATGCATCCTGTGGATTTGGGGCTCTCTAGTGGACGGGGTTCCTAGTTGTGGGATCCTGGGGGATTGTTCTTGAAACATCAGAGGTGAGACTTGGAGCCCCAAATCTGGGGTTCCTAACCACCGGATTAGGATAAGCCAGAGGTGGTAAACAGTGTGAGGGACGAGGTTATCACGGAGGGTGTCCCGGGGCAGGTAGTGCACGGGGTTAGTAGGACTTGAAAGCCTGGCTTAGAAAGAAAAGGTTTTTAgggggcgcggtggttcacacgtagaatcccagcactttgccaaGGCCGAGgctagaggatcgcttgagccccggagtttgagaccagcctgggcaacacaggccccgtctctttaaaaacaaaaacaaaagaggtttCAAAGGCTTTtgaagaggctgggtgcggtagctcgtgcctgtaatcccagcactttgggaggctgaggcgggcagatcacctgcggccaggagtttgagaccagcctggccaacgtggtgaaaccccgtccctactaaaaatacaaacattagccaggcgtggtacctgcctgtaatcctggctactctggaggctgagacaggagaatcgcttgaacctgggaggtggaagttgcagtgagccaagattgcgccattgcattccagcctgggtgacaagagttgaaactccatctcgaaaaaaagtTTCAAAGCTCCATTTTGAAAACTAGAGGTGCAAGATGGAGTTAGGTGGGATGGGGGGATTTGGGGATGGACCTTGCAGAGTTAGAACTTGCCCGGGAAAGAGGGTGGTGGTAGGATGCGGGAGACAGGGGTGGGGCTCCGGGACAGGATCTAGGTCGTCCTCTCTCACTATCCTGACACCACTGTTGCCCCAGGCCTGGGCCGAGGCCACTGGTGCTTACGTTCCCGGGAGGGATAGGCCAGACCCGCCAACCTGGAAGAGGAATTTCCGTTCTGCCCTCAACCGCAAAGATGGATTACGTTTAGCAGATGACCGGAGCAAGGACCCTCACGACCCACATAAGATCTACGAGTTTGTGAACTCAGGTCCGCCAGGGGTTCGTGTGGGAGGCTGGGGTCCCAAGGGTTCCTGGCACCCCTGGCCGCCTCACCAACTTTCTCAACAGGAGTTGGGGACTTTTCCCAGCCAGACACCTCTCCAGACACCAATGG
This genomic interval from Saimiri boliviensis isolate mSaiBol1 chromosome 14, mSaiBol1.pri, whole genome shotgun sequence contains the following:
- the BCL2L12 gene encoding bcl-2-like protein 12 isoform X9, which translates into the protein MAGSEELGLREDTLRVLAAFLRRGETAGSPVATPPSPAPEEPTDFLSRLRRCLPCSLGRGAAPTQSPRPCSLPIRPCYGSEPGPATPDFYALVAQRLEQLVEEQLKSPSSPELQGPPLTEKEALLRRLVVLLEEEAEVINQKEGILAVSPVDLNLPLD
- the BCL2L12 gene encoding bcl-2-like protein 12 isoform X7 codes for the protein MLGVQSLAPSLIGASMAGSEELGLREDTLRVLAAFLRRGETAGSPVATPPSPAPEEPTDFLSRLRRCLPCSLGRGAAPTQSPRPCSLPIRPCYGSEPGPATPDFYALVAQRLEQLVEEQLKSPSSPELQGPPLTEKEALLRRLVVLLEEEAEVINQKEGILAVSPVDLNLPLD
- the BCL2L12 gene encoding bcl-2-like protein 12 isoform X6; the encoded protein is MLGVQSLAPSLIGASMAGSEELGLREDTLRVLAAFLRRGETAGSPVATPPRSPAPEEPTDFLSRLRRCLPCSLGRGAAPTQSPRPCSLPIRPCYGSEPGPATPDFYALVAQRLEQLVEEQLKSPSSPELQGPPLTEKEALLRRLVVLLEEEAEVINQKEGILAVSPVDLNLPLD
- the BCL2L12 gene encoding bcl-2-like protein 12 isoform X8, whose amino-acid sequence is MAGSEELGLREDTLRVLAAFLRRGETAGSPVATPPRSPAPEEPTDFLSRLRRCLPCSLGRGAAPTQSPRPCSLPIRPCYGSEPGPATPDFYALVAQRLEQLVEEQLKSPSSPELQGPPLTEKEALLRRLVVLLEEEAEVINQKEGILAVSPVDLNLPLD